A genomic window from Desulfovibrio porci includes:
- a CDS encoding sulfite exporter TauE/SafE family protein — protein sequence MVISLLVYLCCGAIAGVLAGLLGVGGGIVIVPMLVAIFPGQGIPPQYVQQMALGTSLASIMITSVSSARAHNARGAVHWDIFRNITPGILIGTFAGGLVATHMPTMFLKIFFICFLLVVSVQMLSNYRPPASRDMPGALGTAGAGGVIGLVSSFVGIGGGTLSVPFMSFCNVPLHHAVGTSAAIGFPIAVAGTLGYIIGGWGRPDLPALSLGFVNLWALLGLAVASFLTAPLGARLSHSLPTAKLKRGFAVFLILVALKMLWSIL from the coding sequence ATGGTTATTTCTCTCTTGGTCTATCTTTGCTGCGGCGCGATAGCCGGTGTTCTGGCCGGTCTGCTGGGCGTGGGCGGCGGCATCGTCATTGTGCCCATGCTGGTGGCCATTTTTCCCGGCCAAGGCATACCGCCCCAGTACGTCCAGCAGATGGCGCTGGGCACGTCGCTGGCCAGCATCATGATCACCTCCGTTTCCAGCGCGCGCGCCCATAACGCGCGCGGCGCCGTGCACTGGGACATCTTCCGCAACATCACGCCCGGCATTCTGATAGGCACGTTTGCGGGCGGTCTGGTGGCCACGCACATGCCCACCATGTTCCTGAAGATCTTCTTCATCTGTTTCCTGCTCGTGGTTTCCGTCCAGATGCTTTCCAACTACCGGCCCCCGGCCAGCCGCGACATGCCCGGCGCGCTGGGCACCGCGGGCGCGGGCGGGGTCATCGGGCTGGTGTCCAGCTTTGTGGGCATCGGCGGCGGCACCCTCTCCGTGCCCTTTATGAGCTTCTGCAACGTGCCTCTGCACCACGCCGTGGGCACCTCGGCGGCCATTGGTTTTCCCATTGCCGTGGCGGGCACCCTGGGCTACATCATCGGCGGTTGGGGACGTCCCGACCTGCCCGCCCTTTCCCTGGGCTTCGTGAATCTCTGGGCCCTGCTCGGTCTGGCCGTGGCCAGCTTTCTCACCGCGCCTCTGGGGGCCAGACTGTCCCACTCCCTGCCCACCGCCAAACTCAAGCGCGGCTTCGCGGTTTTTCTGATCCTCGTGGCCCTGAAAATGCTGTGGAGCATCCTGTAA
- a CDS encoding molybdopterin-guanine dinucleotide biosynthesis protein MobB produces MRAIGITGFKNSGKTTLTGLLATALEGLGRKVAVIKCTHHGLDLPGRDTSKLSAPGRPVAALGEDDAAIFWSGKIGFMDLFTRLPADIVLVEGGKNLTFLPRVLCLRDVLEAPMLAPELAVGTFGPIGLPPLPAFDENSLDELARLADAKAFVLGGLDCGLCGRENCADLTRDILADAATPGDCLALTPSSLSLRVNGQEVPLNAFTAQMLEGGLRGMLAPLKGMTAGTVEIVLKQRAR; encoded by the coding sequence ATGCGGGCCATCGGCATCACCGGCTTCAAGAATTCCGGCAAGACCACGCTCACGGGACTGCTGGCCACGGCCCTGGAGGGCTTGGGCCGCAAGGTCGCCGTCATTAAATGCACCCACCACGGCCTGGATCTGCCGGGCCGCGACACCAGCAAGCTCAGCGCTCCGGGCCGCCCGGTGGCCGCGCTGGGAGAAGATGACGCCGCCATTTTCTGGTCCGGCAAGATCGGTTTTATGGACCTGTTTACCCGGCTTCCGGCGGATATTGTGCTGGTGGAGGGCGGCAAGAACCTCACTTTTCTGCCGCGCGTGCTCTGCCTGCGCGACGTGCTGGAGGCCCCCATGCTCGCTCCGGAGCTGGCTGTGGGCACATTCGGACCGATTGGCCTGCCGCCGCTGCCCGCCTTTGATGAAAATTCCCTGGACGAACTGGCCCGTCTGGCCGACGCCAAGGCCTTTGTGCTGGGCGGCCTGGACTGTGGCCTCTGCGGGCGGGAAAACTGCGCGGACCTGACCAGGGATATTCTGGCGGATGCGGCCACGCCCGGAGATTGTCTGGCCCTGACGCCCTCCTCGCTCAGCCTGAGGGTCAACGGCCAGGAAGTGCCGCTCAACGCCTTTACGGCCCAAATGCTGGAGGGCGGACTGCGCGGCATGCTCGCGCCCCTCAAGGGCATGACCGCCGGCACAGTGGAAATAGTCTTGAAGCAGCGCGCGCGTTGA
- a CDS encoding F0F1 ATP synthase subunit epsilon, translated as MGTLQLEVVTPDKTVVSAEVEMVVCPGVEGEFGVLPQHVSLLSALKIGDLRYRVNGKDENVFISGGFADVNNNVLSVLAESAELAGDIDAARAQAAKERAEKRLAAHDESVDQTRAEAALQRAVTRLQVAQLR; from the coding sequence ATGGGCACGCTGCAACTGGAAGTGGTGACGCCGGACAAAACCGTGGTCAGCGCCGAGGTGGAAATGGTTGTCTGCCCCGGAGTGGAAGGCGAATTCGGTGTGCTGCCGCAGCACGTCTCCCTGCTTTCGGCCCTGAAAATCGGCGATCTGCGCTACCGGGTCAACGGCAAGGATGAGAACGTCTTCATTTCCGGCGGCTTTGCCGACGTGAACAACAACGTGCTGAGCGTGCTTGCCGAATCCGCCGAACTGGCCGGCGACATTGACGCCGCCAGAGCCCAGGCCGCCAAGGAGCGGGCTGAAAAACGCCTCGCCGCCCATGACGAGAGCGTGGATCAGACGCGGGCCGAGGCTGCCCTGCAACGCGCGGTCACGCGCCTGCAGGTGGCGCAGTTGCGCTGA
- the atpD gene encoding F0F1 ATP synthase subunit beta, which translates to MSKNIGKVVQVIGAVVDVEFSDGNLPNIFTALEIKNPNNSDAPELICEVAQHLGDNVVRTIAMDATEGLVRGMDVVDTGQPIMVPVGKAAVGRILNVIGRPVDELGPVNAEKYYPIHRPAPKFTDQNTKVELLETGIKVVDLLVPFPKGGKMGLFGGAGVGKTVILMEMINNIAKQHGGSSVFAGVGERTREGNDLYNELKEAGVLERATLVYGQMNEPPGARARVALTALACAEYFRDEEHQDVLLFIDNIFRFTQAGSEVSALLGRMPSAVGYQPTLGTDLGSLQERITSTNSGSITSVQAVYVPADDLTDPAPATTFSHLDGTLVLSRQIAELGIYPAVDPLDSTSRILAPDVVGEEHYSVARRVQMVLQKYKELQDIIAILGMDELSDEDKLTVARARRIQRFLSQPFHVAETFTGTPGQYVKLEDTIKGFKGILDGEYDHLAEGDFYMLGGIEQAVAKYEQRKLQEEN; encoded by the coding sequence ATGAGCAAAAACATCGGTAAAGTCGTTCAGGTTATCGGCGCCGTGGTGGACGTTGAGTTCAGCGACGGCAACCTGCCGAATATCTTCACCGCCCTGGAGATAAAAAACCCGAACAACAGCGACGCTCCGGAGCTGATCTGTGAAGTGGCGCAACATCTGGGCGACAATGTGGTCCGCACCATCGCCATGGACGCCACCGAAGGTCTGGTGCGCGGCATGGACGTGGTGGATACGGGCCAGCCCATCATGGTCCCCGTGGGCAAAGCCGCGGTGGGCCGCATCCTGAACGTCATCGGCCGCCCGGTGGACGAACTGGGGCCGGTCAATGCCGAGAAGTACTACCCCATCCACCGTCCCGCGCCCAAGTTCACGGACCAGAACACCAAGGTCGAACTGCTGGAAACCGGCATCAAGGTTGTGGACCTGCTTGTGCCCTTTCCCAAGGGCGGCAAAATGGGCCTCTTCGGCGGCGCCGGCGTGGGCAAGACCGTTATCCTCATGGAGATGATCAACAACATCGCCAAACAGCACGGCGGCTCCTCGGTGTTCGCCGGTGTGGGCGAACGCACCCGTGAGGGCAACGACCTTTACAACGAGCTCAAGGAAGCAGGCGTTCTGGAACGCGCCACGCTTGTCTACGGCCAGATGAACGAGCCCCCGGGAGCCCGCGCGCGCGTGGCCCTCACCGCTCTGGCCTGCGCCGAATACTTCCGTGACGAAGAACATCAGGACGTGTTGCTGTTCATCGACAACATCTTCCGCTTCACCCAGGCCGGTTCGGAAGTGTCCGCCCTGCTCGGGCGCATGCCGTCGGCCGTGGGCTATCAGCCCACCTTGGGCACGGACCTGGGTTCGCTGCAGGAACGCATCACCTCCACCAATTCGGGTTCGATCACCTCGGTGCAGGCCGTGTATGTGCCCGCCGACGACCTGACCGACCCGGCCCCGGCCACGACCTTCTCGCATCTGGACGGCACCCTGGTGCTTTCCCGCCAGATCGCGGAACTGGGCATCTACCCGGCCGTGGACCCGCTGGACTCCACCTCGCGCATCCTCGCTCCCGACGTGGTGGGCGAAGAGCATTACAGCGTGGCCCGGCGGGTACAGATGGTGCTGCAGAAGTATAAAGAACTGCAGGATATCATCGCCATTCTGGGCATGGACGAGCTTTCGGACGAGGACAAACTCACCGTGGCCCGCGCCCGCCGCATCCAGCGCTTCCTCTCCCAGCCCTTCCACGTGGCCGAAACCTTTACGGGTACGCCCGGCCAGTATGTGAAGCTGGAAGACACCATCAAGGGCTTCAAGGGCATTCTGGACGGCGAGTACGACCACTTGGCCGAAGGCGACTTCTATATGCTCGGCGGCATTGAGCAGGCCGTGGCGAAGTACGAGCAGCGCAAGCTGCAGGAAGAAAACTAG
- a CDS encoding F0F1 ATP synthase subunit gamma — protein sequence MPSLKDVKMKIVGVGKTKQITKAMNMVASAKLRGAQSRIERFRPYAAKYRQVLAELSRKVEGNAHPLLAEHEEKKNCAIVMVTSDRGLCGSFNGNIISAALKLAKEKTEAGMQVSFTCVGRKGRDVVRKSDYAMLTAYGDRMGSIDFPLASSVAQEVIHGYETLAFDEVWLVYGEFVSMGHQPPRTLCLLPLKTPEAEEIAEEAGEARCEYVYEPHEEKLLAELLPRYVKVQVYRGLLDTSASEHAARMAAMDNATRNCNEMINMLTLLYNKTRQASITSELIDIVGGAEALNG from the coding sequence ATGCCTTCACTCAAAGACGTAAAAATGAAGATCGTAGGGGTCGGCAAGACCAAGCAGATCACCAAGGCCATGAATATGGTGGCCTCGGCCAAGCTGCGCGGTGCCCAGTCCCGTATCGAGCGCTTCAGACCCTACGCGGCCAAATACCGCCAGGTGCTCGCCGAATTGTCGCGCAAGGTGGAGGGCAACGCCCACCCCCTGCTGGCCGAGCATGAGGAAAAGAAAAACTGCGCCATCGTCATGGTCACTTCGGACCGCGGCCTGTGCGGCAGCTTCAACGGCAACATCATCAGCGCCGCCCTGAAGCTCGCCAAGGAGAAAACCGAGGCCGGCATGCAGGTCAGTTTTACCTGCGTGGGCCGCAAGGGCCGCGACGTGGTGCGCAAAAGCGATTACGCCATGCTCACCGCCTACGGCGACCGCATGGGCAGCATTGACTTCCCCTTGGCCAGCTCCGTGGCCCAGGAAGTCATCCACGGCTATGAAACCCTGGCCTTTGACGAAGTCTGGCTGGTTTACGGCGAATTCGTGTCCATGGGGCATCAGCCGCCGCGCACGCTTTGCCTGCTGCCGTTGAAGACGCCGGAGGCCGAGGAAATCGCTGAGGAAGCCGGGGAGGCCCGTTGCGAGTACGTGTACGAGCCGCATGAGGAAAAGCTGCTGGCGGAACTTCTGCCGCGTTACGTCAAGGTGCAGGTCTACCGTGGCCTTCTGGACACCTCGGCCAGCGAGCACGCCGCCCGCATGGCCGCCATGGACAACGCCACGCGCAACTGCAACGAGATGATCAACATGCTGACCCTGCTTTACAACAAAACGCGGCAGGCCTCCATTACCAGCGAACTCATCGACATCGTCGGCGGCGCGGAAGCGCTGAACGGTTAA
- the atpA gene encoding F0F1 ATP synthase subunit alpha produces the protein MQIKAEEISKIIEDQIQNYEQRVEMSETGTVLYVGDGIARVHGVQNAMSMELLEFPGGVMGMVLNLEEDNVGVALLGSDVGIKEGDPVKRTGKIFSVPVGDKVMGRVLNPLGEPIDGLGPIESTEVRPVEIKAPGIIARKSVHEPMPTGLKAIDAMTPIGRGQRELIIGDRQTGKTAVCIDAILAQKETDIHCFYVAIGQKKASVALVADTLRKYGALEYTTIISATASDPAPLQYIAAYTGCTMAEYYRDSGKHALIVYDDLSKQAVGYRQMSLLLRRPPGREAFPGDVFYLHSRLLERAAKVNDSLGAGSLTALPIIETQAGDVSAYIPTNVISITDGQVYLEPNLFNAGVRPAINVGLSVSRVGGAAQIKAMKQVAGTMRLDLAQYRELAAFAQFGSDLDKGTKAKLDRGARLVELLKQPQYQPMPAQEQVASIWAATHGHMDDVPVDQVRRFETEMLTFLRDTRKDVLDAIKDKKVIDEAVESALTEAVAAFKQGWQA, from the coding sequence ATGCAGATCAAAGCGGAAGAAATAAGCAAGATCATTGAGGATCAAATCCAAAACTACGAGCAGCGCGTGGAAATGAGCGAGACCGGCACCGTCCTCTATGTCGGTGACGGCATCGCCCGGGTCCACGGCGTACAGAACGCCATGTCCATGGAACTGCTGGAATTTCCCGGCGGCGTCATGGGCATGGTGCTCAACCTCGAAGAGGACAACGTGGGCGTCGCCCTGCTCGGTTCGGACGTGGGCATCAAAGAAGGCGACCCGGTCAAACGCACCGGCAAGATCTTCTCCGTGCCCGTGGGCGACAAGGTCATGGGCCGCGTGCTCAACCCTCTGGGTGAGCCCATCGACGGCCTTGGCCCTATCGAATCCACGGAAGTGCGTCCTGTGGAAATCAAGGCCCCCGGCATCATCGCCCGCAAAAGCGTGCATGAACCCATGCCCACGGGCCTGAAGGCCATCGACGCCATGACGCCCATCGGACGCGGCCAGCGCGAGCTGATCATCGGCGACCGCCAGACCGGCAAAACCGCCGTGTGTATCGACGCCATCCTGGCCCAGAAAGAAACCGACATCCACTGCTTCTATGTGGCCATCGGTCAGAAAAAGGCTTCGGTGGCCCTGGTGGCCGACACCCTGCGCAAGTACGGCGCGCTGGAATACACCACCATCATTTCGGCCACGGCCTCCGACCCGGCTCCGCTGCAGTACATCGCGGCCTACACCGGCTGCACCATGGCCGAGTACTACCGCGACAGCGGCAAGCACGCCCTGATCGTTTACGACGACCTTTCCAAGCAGGCCGTGGGCTACCGCCAGATGTCCCTGCTGCTCCGTCGTCCCCCGGGACGTGAAGCTTTCCCCGGCGACGTCTTCTACCTGCACTCGCGCCTGCTCGAACGCGCGGCCAAGGTTAACGACAGCCTGGGCGCCGGTTCCCTGACGGCCCTGCCGATCATTGAAACCCAGGCTGGCGACGTCTCCGCGTATATCCCGACCAACGTGATCTCCATCACTGACGGTCAGGTCTATCTGGAACCGAACCTGTTCAACGCCGGTGTGCGTCCGGCCATCAACGTGGGCCTTTCCGTGTCCCGCGTGGGCGGCGCGGCCCAGATCAAGGCCATGAAACAGGTGGCGGGCACCATGCGCCTGGACCTCGCCCAGTACCGCGAACTGGCGGCTTTCGCCCAGTTCGGTTCGGACCTGGACAAGGGCACCAAGGCCAAGCTGGACCGCGGCGCGCGTCTGGTGGAGCTGCTCAAGCAGCCCCAGTACCAGCCCATGCCCGCCCAGGAACAGGTGGCTTCCATCTGGGCCGCCACGCACGGTCACATGGACGATGTGCCGGTGGATCAGGTCCGCCGTTTTGAGACCGAGATGCTGACCTTCCTGCGCGACACCAGGAAGGACGTGCTGGACGCCATTAAAGACAAAAAAGTCATTGACGAGGCTGTGGAAAGCGCGCTCACCGAAGCCGTTGCCGCCTTCAAGCAGGGCTGGCAGGCCTGA
- the atpH gene encoding ATP synthase F1 subunit delta yields the protein MTDTVVARRYANAIFALGRKEGDDALTRHGDCLAALGEMIAVAPGLDMTLKSPVISVDEKKAVMGKLLDKLKADRIMRNFCFLLADKERLAFLREIANWYGKLLDEAKGVIRGRLTTAVKLSAAKQAELKAALQEKSGADIELTFAVDKDILGGMVLNMGDRVLDASLRAQLGILRETFKRGE from the coding sequence TTGACTGACACCGTGGTTGCACGCAGATACGCCAACGCGATATTCGCGTTAGGCCGGAAGGAAGGGGACGACGCCCTCACCCGGCACGGGGATTGCCTCGCTGCCCTGGGTGAAATGATCGCCGTCGCGCCGGGACTGGACATGACGCTGAAAAGTCCGGTCATCAGCGTGGATGAAAAAAAGGCGGTCATGGGCAAATTGCTGGACAAGCTCAAAGCCGACCGGATCATGCGCAATTTCTGTTTCCTGTTAGCCGACAAGGAACGCCTGGCCTTCCTGCGCGAGATCGCCAACTGGTACGGCAAGCTGCTGGATGAGGCCAAAGGCGTAATCCGCGGACGGCTGACCACCGCCGTGAAACTTTCCGCCGCCAAACAGGCTGAGCTCAAGGCCGCGCTGCAGGAAAAAAGCGGCGCCGACATTGAGCTGACCTTCGCCGTGGACAAAGACATCCTTGGGGGTATGGTGCTCAACATGGGAGATCGGGTGCTGGACGCAAGTCTGCGCGCGCAATTGGGGATCCTGCGGGAGACTTTCAAGAGGGGTGAATAG
- a CDS encoding ATP synthase F0 subunit B, translated as MSKWKHFGFVLPLALAVAVIATEAAAAEAGHAAPRWGDFGWRVLNFVIFAGILWYFVGGLAKKFFKGRRQMIRETLDDLEERRAKAKEHLAAVEARIARLDEERKAILEESRAQAENLKQGIMEEARRQADQIVEQARLTAENEGRSVLAEVRAALADEIVDAAEKALRDKLGAAEHDKLIANSLNKVVLH; from the coding sequence TTGAGCAAATGGAAACACTTCGGGTTTGTCCTGCCGCTGGCGCTGGCCGTTGCCGTGATCGCCACGGAAGCCGCCGCCGCTGAAGCCGGGCACGCCGCGCCGCGCTGGGGCGATTTCGGCTGGCGCGTGCTCAACTTCGTGATCTTCGCGGGCATCCTCTGGTATTTCGTGGGCGGGCTGGCCAAGAAATTCTTCAAGGGGCGCCGCCAGATGATCCGGGAAACCCTGGATGATCTGGAAGAACGCCGGGCCAAGGCCAAAGAGCATCTGGCCGCCGTGGAGGCGCGCATCGCCCGTCTGGATGAGGAGCGCAAGGCCATCCTGGAAGAAAGCCGGGCGCAGGCCGAGAACCTCAAGCAGGGCATTATGGAAGAGGCGCGCCGTCAGGCCGACCAGATTGTGGAGCAGGCCCGCCTCACCGCCGAGAATGAAGGGCGTTCCGTGCTGGCCGAGGTGCGCGCCGCCCTTGCCGACGAAATCGTGGACGCGGCTGAAAAAGCTCTGCGCGACAAGCTGGGCGCCGCTGAACACGACAAACTTATCGCCAACTCCCTTAACAAGGTGGTGCTCCATTGA
- a CDS encoding ATP synthase F0 subunit B yields MLDLNITLVFQLVNFFIAIFVLNILLIRPIRTIIKKRNGVMDNLAGEADNFESQAAERLANYEAELARARQDAGLTREEGRNAGLTEQQSIVGTAQKSAREILADTRRSLREQAEATLSELRNQVSDFSARLADRLIKN; encoded by the coding sequence ATGCTGGATCTCAATATCACGCTGGTTTTTCAGCTGGTGAACTTCTTTATCGCCATCTTTGTGCTCAATATCCTCCTGATCCGGCCTATCCGCACCATTATCAAAAAACGCAACGGCGTCATGGACAACCTTGCCGGTGAAGCCGACAATTTTGAATCCCAGGCCGCCGAACGCCTCGCCAACTACGAAGCCGAACTGGCCCGCGCCCGCCAGGACGCCGGCCTCACCCGCGAAGAAGGCCGCAACGCCGGCCTGACGGAACAGCAGAGCATTGTGGGCACCGCCCAGAAGAGCGCCCGTGAAATTTTGGCCGACACCCGCCGCAGTCTGCGGGAGCAGGCCGAAGCCACGCTGAGCGAGCTGCGCAATCAGGTGAGCGATTTTTCCGCCCGCCTGGCCGACCGTCTTATCAAGAACTGA
- a CDS encoding glycosyltransferase, with protein MSSGPPPLISVIMPVYNAAPGLEAALAGLWAQRPAPDAPLPPFEVIAVDDGSTDDGPALLEAAAARETRLRVLRRPHQGIAKALNAGLAAARGVYLARMDADDTLHPERLARQAAHLDADSALHLSASCVNFGGDAVTAHGFAHFVDWQNSLRTPEDIARQRFRDTPVCHPSVMFRREAVERWGGYADGDFPEDWELWLRWLDAGARMEKLSPRLLTWNDLPDRATRADARYREAACNELRAFWLARALARANPFHPEVWVLGAGRMARRRLAPLWQHGIRPAAYIDIDPRKIGNRVGNVPVLPRAALPKPGRCRILNALTAHGAAEEAARWLESAGHGPDDWLLV; from the coding sequence ATGTCCAGCGGCCCCCCGCCCCTCATTTCCGTCATCATGCCCGTATACAACGCCGCCCCCGGCCTGGAGGCGGCGTTGGCCGGATTATGGGCTCAGCGCCCCGCTCCGGACGCGCCCCTGCCCCCTTTTGAAGTGATCGCCGTGGACGACGGCTCCACGGATGACGGCCCGGCCCTGCTGGAGGCCGCGGCCGCGCGGGAAACCCGGCTGCGAGTGCTCCGCCGTCCCCATCAGGGCATCGCCAAGGCGCTCAATGCCGGTCTGGCCGCCGCGCGCGGCGTCTACCTGGCCCGCATGGACGCCGACGACACGCTCCACCCGGAGCGCCTGGCCCGGCAGGCCGCGCATCTGGACGCCGACTCCGCCCTGCACCTTTCGGCCAGTTGCGTGAACTTCGGCGGCGACGCGGTTACAGCCCACGGCTTCGCCCATTTCGTGGACTGGCAGAACAGCCTGCGCACGCCTGAGGATATCGCCCGGCAGCGCTTCCGCGATACGCCGGTCTGCCACCCCTCGGTCATGTTCCGGCGTGAAGCCGTGGAACGCTGGGGCGGCTATGCCGACGGGGACTTTCCCGAAGACTGGGAACTCTGGCTGCGCTGGCTGGACGCGGGCGCGCGCATGGAGAAGCTGTCCCCGCGCCTGCTGACCTGGAACGACCTGCCGGACCGGGCCACCCGCGCCGACGCCCGCTACCGCGAGGCGGCCTGCAACGAACTGCGCGCCTTCTGGCTGGCCCGCGCACTGGCCCGCGCCAACCCCTTTCATCCCGAGGTCTGGGTGCTGGGCGCAGGGCGCATGGCCCGGCGGCGCCTGGCTCCGCTCTGGCAGCACGGCATACGGCCCGCGGCCTACATCGACATTGACCCGCGCAAGATCGGCAACCGCGTGGGCAACGTGCCCGTGCTGCCCCGCGCGGCCCTGCCGAAACCGGGACGCTGCCGCATCCTCAATGCCCTCACGGCCCACGGCGCGGCGGAAGAGGCGGCCCGCTGGCTCGAAAGCGCGGGGCATGGCCCGGACGACTGGCTGCTGGTTTGA
- the aroL gene encoding shikimate kinase AroL, translating into MAAIFLVGARAAGKTTVGLELARLLACPFTDTDQHLRERLGRTVAEVVAAEGWPGFRARESAALREVADSHAFGDVVVATGGGMVLNPENRRFMRDHGTVFYLAAPAEALARRLARDPLAAQRPSLTGLDIVEEMRQVLAERRPLYEEAAHHILDATAEPADVCAAALRLLDMAPVKA; encoded by the coding sequence ATGGCGGCGATTTTTCTGGTGGGAGCCCGCGCGGCGGGCAAAACCACAGTGGGTCTGGAACTGGCCCGCCTGCTGGCCTGCCCTTTCACGGACACGGATCAGCATCTGCGCGAACGCCTGGGCCGCACAGTGGCCGAAGTGGTGGCCGCCGAGGGCTGGCCGGGCTTCAGGGCCCGCGAAAGCGCTGCCCTGCGTGAGGTGGCGGATTCACATGCCTTCGGCGATGTGGTCGTGGCCACGGGCGGCGGCATGGTTCTGAACCCGGAAAACCGCCGCTTCATGCGCGACCACGGCACTGTCTTTTATCTGGCGGCCCCGGCGGAAGCCCTGGCCCGGCGGCTGGCCCGCGACCCGCTGGCGGCGCAGCGCCCATCGCTGACCGGCCTGGATATTGTTGAGGAAATGCGGCAGGTGCTGGCCGAGCGCCGCCCTCTCTATGAAGAGGCCGCGCACCACATTCTGGACGCCACGGCGGAACCGGCCGACGTCTGCGCGGCGGCCCTGCGCCTGCTGGACATGGCTCCGGTCAAAGCCTGA
- a CDS encoding M24 family metallopeptidase, giving the protein MQTIYAARRDRLRRAMRARGLDALLVSQAANRFYLSGFELHDPQCNESAGRLVITADGRDWLATDARYLDAAGRLWDRDSVFIYGGDAARDLHSLLRRCGGRVGLEARGVSLAFARALSQAGADPRFEAADGLVERLRRIKEPCEIAALERSFALNHKLLQWVEGQLEPGRTEAELSWAIERFFRENGASELAFANIVAVGRNAALPHAIPGADAVTENCPVLVDVGCRVDGYCSDQTRTFWAGDAPTPEFRRTMSLVREAQEAALKKMRPGLPLAEAYALARAVFEKAGVADAFTHGLGHGVGLETHEAPSLSPRAEGLLEPGMVVTVEPGLYYPAWGGVRWEYTVLVEEDGVRIL; this is encoded by the coding sequence ATGCAAACAATCTATGCCGCCCGTCGCGACCGGCTGCGCCGGGCCATGCGCGCCAGGGGTCTGGACGCCCTGCTGGTCAGTCAGGCCGCCAACCGTTTTTATCTTTCGGGTTTCGAACTCCACGATCCGCAGTGCAATGAAAGCGCGGGCCGTCTGGTGATCACGGCCGACGGCCGGGACTGGCTGGCCACGGACGCCCGTTACCTGGACGCCGCCGGCCGCCTCTGGGACAGGGACAGCGTTTTTATTTACGGCGGCGACGCGGCCAGAGATCTGCACAGCCTGCTGCGGCGCTGCGGCGGGCGTGTGGGTCTGGAGGCGCGGGGCGTCAGTCTGGCCTTTGCCCGCGCCTTGAGCCAAGCCGGGGCCGATCCACGATTCGAGGCCGCCGACGGTCTGGTGGAGCGCTTACGCCGGATCAAGGAACCCTGCGAAATCGCGGCCCTGGAACGCTCTTTCGCGCTCAACCACAAGCTTTTGCAGTGGGTGGAAGGCCAACTGGAACCGGGGAGGACTGAAGCTGAACTGAGCTGGGCCATTGAACGTTTTTTCCGTGAGAACGGGGCCTCGGAGCTGGCCTTTGCCAATATCGTGGCCGTGGGCCGCAACGCGGCCCTGCCCCACGCCATTCCCGGCGCGGACGCGGTCACGGAAAACTGTCCGGTGCTCGTGGACGTGGGCTGCCGGGTGGACGGCTATTGCTCGGACCAGACCCGTACCTTCTGGGCGGGCGACGCGCCCACGCCGGAATTCAGGCGCACCATGTCTCTGGTGCGCGAGGCCCAGGAAGCGGCCCTGAAAAAAATGCGGCCCGGCCTGCCCCTGGCCGAAGCCTACGCCCTGGCCCGCGCGGTCTTTGAAAAAGCCGGGGTGGCGGACGCCTTCACGCACGGCCTGGGCCACGGCGTGGGCCTGGAAACCCACGAGGCCCCCAGCCTGTCCCCGCGCGCCGAAGGCCTGCTGGAACCGGGCATGGTGGTCACGGTGGAGCCGGGCCTGTATTACCCGGCCTGGGGCGGCGTGCGCTGGGAATATACCGTTCTGGTGGAAGAGGACGGCGTGCGAATTTTGTAA